A portion of the Candidatus Cloacimonadota bacterium genome contains these proteins:
- the sppA gene encoding signal peptide peptidase SppA, whose translation MRKKWFAFGCLSSILIVIIIIFVIGHSITKLGKQKAVKVQPESYLHLKLSGQIIDYREIKNDFFLREGDISSAHEIIEKIDKAARDEKIKGIILEPEWISCGFATANEIIQALEDFKGRGKQLIAYLDMCTNRDYFLASVANEIYLNPSASAGILLTGVGSNILFYKDLLDKLGIEMQVVHAGKYKGAGEPYTRNQMSPPFRESIDDLFSDIYENMLNEIADRRSIPVADLKKIYEKREELFINQEKALKYNLVDELLFKTDLFKKVGIEKENLIAFEDYQIQSIPLSFRENIAILYAQGIITQARSGFEQNISAGKMIKILDKLQKDNKVKALVIRVNSPGGSALESEIILAKIRELKEHKPVVISMGNVAASGGYYISCVSDHIFADPFTITGSIGVVGMIPNINKLGKKVGIHPNEIKKGKYSNIFDPWVKPDPAQISALKKGIEDTYLEFKSRVSEGRDLNLDDVEKYAQGRVWSSQDALDNHLIDDIGNLEDAIIKAAELANLTTFARTYYPEQKSFLELLLKERFDIDILAHVLNNDLNEDLGFEKAIEFYENIKNEPVQAILPVEMDL comes from the coding sequence ATGAGAAAAAAATGGTTTGCATTCGGGTGTTTATCATCCATACTTATCGTCATTATAATTATATTTGTGATTGGACATTCAATTACCAAACTGGGAAAACAGAAAGCTGTAAAGGTTCAACCTGAATCTTATTTACATCTGAAATTATCCGGTCAGATCATAGATTATCGGGAGATCAAAAATGACTTTTTTTTGCGGGAAGGAGATATTTCATCAGCTCATGAAATTATCGAAAAGATCGATAAAGCTGCGAGAGATGAAAAAATCAAAGGAATTATATTAGAGCCGGAATGGATCAGTTGTGGATTTGCAACTGCTAATGAAATTATCCAGGCTTTGGAAGATTTCAAAGGAAGAGGAAAGCAACTTATCGCCTATCTTGATATGTGTACGAATAGAGATTATTTTTTAGCTTCGGTTGCCAATGAAATTTATTTGAATCCTTCTGCTTCTGCCGGAATTCTGCTAACCGGAGTCGGTTCCAATATTCTCTTTTATAAAGATTTATTAGATAAACTCGGAATTGAAATGCAGGTTGTTCACGCCGGAAAATACAAAGGAGCTGGAGAACCTTATACTCGCAATCAAATGTCACCACCTTTCCGGGAAAGTATCGATGATCTGTTCAGCGATATTTATGAGAATATGCTGAACGAGATAGCAGATCGGAGAAGTATTCCGGTTGCTGATCTAAAAAAGATCTATGAAAAAAGAGAAGAACTTTTTATTAATCAGGAAAAAGCTCTCAAATATAACTTGGTTGATGAATTATTATTTAAAACGGATTTATTCAAAAAGGTCGGAATTGAAAAAGAGAACCTGATAGCTTTTGAAGATTATCAAATTCAATCTATTCCTTTATCATTCAGGGAAAATATTGCGATTCTTTATGCACAGGGAATAATTACGCAAGCAAGATCCGGTTTTGAACAAAATATCTCTGCTGGAAAAATGATCAAAATCCTGGATAAATTACAGAAAGATAATAAGGTTAAGGCTTTGGTCATTCGGGTGAATAGTCCGGGCGGAAGCGCTCTCGAATCGGAAATTATTTTAGCGAAGATCAGGGAATTAAAAGAACACAAACCGGTTGTCATCTCCATGGGAAATGTAGCAGCTTCCGGAGGTTATTATATTTCCTGTGTTTCAGATCATATTTTTGCCGATCCGTTCACGATCACCGGTTCGATCGGAGTTGTCGGCATGATCCCGAATATCAATAAGCTTGGAAAAAAGGTTGGTATTCATCCGAATGAGATCAAGAAAGGGAAATATTCGAATATATTCGATCCCTGGGTAAAACCTGATCCCGCCCAAATTTCTGCTTTGAAGAAAGGAATCGAGGATACTTATCTCGAATTCAAATCCCGCGTTTCGGAAGGTCGGGATTTGAATTTAGATGATGTTGAAAAATATGCTCAAGGTCGAGTCTGGAGTAGTCAAGATGCGTTGGATAATCATTTGATCGATGACATCGGAAACCTCGAAGATGCGATCATTAAAGCAGCAGAACTGGCAAATCTCACTACTTTTGCCAGAACATATTACCCGGAACAGAAATCTTTTCTTGAATTATTATTGAAAGAACGATTTGATATCGATATTTTAGCACATGTTCTCAATAATGACCTGAATGAAGATCTGGGATTTGAGAAAGCAATCGAGTTTTATGAAAATATTAAAAATGAACCAGTTCAAGCGATTCTTCCGGTGGAAATGGATTTATAA
- a CDS encoding tetratricopeptide repeat protein translates to MRFFKVLSMVILLTVLVGSLISDDQKFSAQDKATFKGAKIHRKDGRYEKAFPMFEELLTKYPDNLQVIYNISLCHYYTENYLEANKFFDKAIELTNTVIEKIKKENADNPKKADKEIKKFSKDIDKNFSLEKIQKFKTSIYQKLYNNIYEQYKNENYDEVISQASTLLEIAPDSSNVVVFIMNSYLKKEDYDNAIKYRIKISEIEPDNAIVKSQIADYYYNINDYENALNWYLEVIKLDENNTDVLFTMGLCYEQLEKPEKALETFEKIIELDPQNLDAIFNSRVFASNLELNDKKLKYWKMEIDLAGDELDVQDLSYLCYELYNSEKYDDVLKYAKLWYNNDNTSKEAVQLLYQSAKKSGEKDLEQKYEKIYQEMP, encoded by the coding sequence ATGAGATTTTTTAAAGTATTGAGTATGGTGATTTTATTAACTGTTTTAGTTGGTTCATTAATATCGGATGATCAGAAATTTTCAGCTCAGGATAAAGCTACTTTCAAGGGAGCAAAAATTCATCGAAAGGATGGAAGGTATGAGAAAGCTTTTCCTATGTTTGAGGAACTCCTAACAAAATATCCGGACAATTTACAGGTTATTTATAATATTTCATTATGTCATTATTATACAGAAAATTATCTGGAAGCAAATAAATTTTTTGATAAAGCGATCGAATTAACTAATACCGTTATTGAAAAGATCAAGAAAGAAAATGCGGATAATCCTAAAAAGGCTGATAAAGAGATAAAGAAATTTTCTAAAGATATTGATAAGAATTTTAGTCTGGAAAAAATACAAAAGTTCAAAACCAGTATTTATCAAAAACTATATAATAATATTTATGAGCAATATAAAAATGAAAACTATGACGAGGTTATTTCACAAGCTTCGACTCTTCTGGAAATTGCTCCTGACAGCAGCAATGTTGTTGTTTTTATCATGAATTCTTACCTGAAAAAAGAAGATTATGATAATGCGATCAAATACAGGATAAAAATTTCCGAAATCGAACCTGATAATGCTATCGTGAAATCACAAATTGCAGACTATTACTATAATATCAATGATTATGAAAATGCTTTGAACTGGTATTTGGAAGTTATTAAACTCGATGAAAATAATACTGATGTTCTTTTCACGATGGGCCTTTGTTACGAACAATTGGAAAAACCGGAAAAAGCCCTGGAAACCTTTGAAAAAATAATTGAATTAGATCCTCAAAATTTAGACGCAATTTTTAATTCCAGAGTATTTGCTTCTAATCTGGAACTGAATGATAAAAAACTGAAATACTGGAAAATGGAAATCGATCTGGCAGGAGATGAGCTGGATGTTCAAGACCTGTCTTATCTATGTTATGAGCTTTACAATAGTGAAAAATACGACGATGTTCTGAAATATGCTAAACTCTGGTATAATAATGATAATACTTCAAAAGAAGCTGTCCAACTCCTCTATCAATCTGCCAAAAAATCAGGAGAAAAAGATTTAGAGCAGAAATACGAGAAGATATATCAAGAAATGCCTTAA